From Paenibacillus sp. PK3_47, the proteins below share one genomic window:
- a CDS encoding DUF4395 domain-containing protein, translating into MSSSGSVKGIPRPLVKTNQAFIVISVLASWLTDQHWILALPLAAGIPGLLFGYNPVIKLAANFLKKERSAYVLEDYGQQQFNQSIAVFCLAGGLISFLAGWTIAAYLFTGLVAVAATVAILGFCIGCFIHYQWRMYTYRRSQKSS; encoded by the coding sequence ATGAGCAGCTCCGGTTCTGTGAAAGGAATACCGCGCCCTTTGGTCAAAACCAATCAGGCCTTTATTGTAATTTCAGTATTAGCCAGCTGGCTAACAGACCAGCACTGGATTCTCGCATTACCGCTGGCAGCCGGGATACCGGGACTGCTGTTCGGGTATAATCCGGTGATAAAGCTGGCGGCTAATTTCCTGAAAAAAGAACGCTCCGCTTACGTGCTTGAGGACTACGGGCAGCAGCAGTTCAACCAGAGTATCGCCGTATTCTGCCTGGCAGGCGGACTTATCAGCTTCCTCGCCGGGTGGACGATTGCCGCTTACCTCTTTACCGGTTTGGTCGCTGTGGCAGCAACGGTTGCCATTCTCGGGTTCTGCATTGGCTGCTTCATTCATTATCAGTGGAGAATGTATACGTACAGACGCAGCCAGAAGAGCAGCTAG